One region of Glycine max cultivar Williams 82 chromosome 9, Glycine_max_v4.0, whole genome shotgun sequence genomic DNA includes:
- the LOC100799132 gene encoding uncharacterized protein LOC100799132 (The RefSeq protein has 1 substitution compared to this genomic sequence), with protein sequence MGKEGDLWDDSVLINAFDQAISTYNKMHSSGKHKDAASVQEEAKTLIGENGSNFDTTRGADTNIPATDALDSGETGNLSKLEENHHTESQVDHLDSTSGQDIQNAQNGYAYAQAVDGYNQLVVQYYALEEKRLKILEQLNQYGGWNYQNVAADSNSGVPYSNSQDYSATAYQVSDPNAVCTCCPCYSQCLPAPCTSVPGCSLGGSSVSKPCSNLSVEMDRKMSFPCEDGKIHKMAMGAAEKALSTIRTTISGDFNVNEGKERNNSELEEINGSGTDLAAVLNAWYSAGFFTGKYLAEQSIQNKRQS encoded by the exons ATGGGGAAGGAAGGAGATCTATGGGACGATTCAGTACTCATCAATGCCTTCGACCAAGCTATTTCTACTTACAAC aAAATGCATAGCAGCGGCAAACACAAAGACGCCGCCTCGGTTCAAGAGGAGGCGAAGACACTGATCGGAGAAAATGGCTCCAATTTTGACACTACAAG GGGTGCTGATACGAATATTCCAGCTACTGATGCGCTTGATTCAGGTGAGACTGGTAATTTGTCGAAGTTGGAAGAAAATCATCACACAGAGTCACAGGTGGATCATCTGGATTCAACAAGTGGTCAAGACATCCAGAATGCACAGAACGGTTATGCATATGCTCAAGCTGTAGATGGTTATAATCAATTAGTTGTGCAGTACTATGAACTTGAGGAGAAAAGGTTGAAGATTTTGGAGCAACTTAATCAATATGGTGGTTGGAATTACCAAAATGTGGCCGCTGATTCTAACTCTGGTGTACCATATTCCAATTCTCAAGATTATTCAGCGACTGCATACCAAGTTTCTGATCCAAATGCTGTCTGTACATGTTGCCCGTGTTACAGTCAATGTCTGCCGGCTCCATGCACGTCAGTTCCTGGTTGTTCTTTGGGTGGATCATCTGTTAGCAAGCCGTGTAGCAATCTTTCTGTGGAAATGGATCGTAAAATGTCATTTCCTTGTGAAGATGGTAAAATCCACAAAATGGCAATGGGAGCTGCAGAGAAGGCACTATCTACTATTAGAACAACCATATCTGGTGATTTTAATGTGAATGAAG GGAAAGAGAGAAACAATTCTGAACTTGAAGAAATTAATGGCTCAGGAACAGATCTTGCTGCTGTTTTGAATGCTTGGTATTCTGCTGGCTTCTTTACTGGAAA GTATCTTGCTGAACAATccattcaaaacaaaagacaGAGTTGA
- the LOC100799653 gene encoding uncharacterized protein At1g32220, chloroplastic isoform X1: MASFLSSLPAVSARPIPTSAFPLRKPLFQTPPTLHFKNHRFAVSCSYAEAGVNADSSSNTIDVVADVRSERIVVLGGNGFVGSAICKAAVSRGIEVISLSRSGRPTYSDAWVDQVTWISGDVFYVNWDEVLVGATAVVSTLGGFGSEEQMKRINGEANVVAVNAAKEYGIPKFILISVHDYNLPSFLLSSGYFTGKRKAESEVLSKYPNSGIVLRPAFIYGKRRVNGYELPLDLVGEPAEKILRAIENFTKPLSSLPASDLLLAPPVSVDDVALAVINGVTDDDFFGVFTIDQIKDAANKVRV, encoded by the exons ATGGCGTCGTTTTTGTCTTCTCTCCCTGCCGTTTCCGCTCGTCCCATCCCCACTAGTGCCTTCCCTCTCAGAAAACCTCTCTTTCAAACTCCACCCACCTTGCATTTCAAAAATCATAG GTTTGCCGTTAGCTGCAGTTACGCAGAAGCAGGTGTCAACGCTGATTCTAGCTCTAACACCATAGATGTTGTGGCTGATGTTAGAAGTGAACGG ATTGTAGTCTTGGGAGGAAATGGCTTTGTTGGTTCTGCCATATGCAAGGCAGCAGTGTCCAGGGGCATAGAAGTAATAAGCCTAAGCAG GTCAGGGCGACCTACTTATTCGGATGCTTGGGTAGACCAAGTTACTTGGATTTCAG GAGATGTTTTCTATGTAAACTGGGATGAAGTACTTGTTGGAGCTACCGCAGTTGTTTCAACACTTGGAGGTTTTGGTAGTGAGGAACAGATGAAAAGAATTAATGGCGAGGCTAATGTTGTGGCTGTGAATGCTGCAAAGGAATACG GAATTCCCAAATTCATCCTGATCTCTGTTCATGATTATAACTTACCATCATTTTTACTTTCATCTGGGTACTTTACGGGAAAGAGGAAAGCAGAATCCGAGGTTCTCTCCAAATACCCCAATTCAG GTATTGTCTTAAGACCTGCTTTCATATATGGGAAGAGGAGAGTGAATGGTTATGAGCTTCCTTTGGATTTGGTAGGGGAGCCAGCAGAAAAAATTCTACGAGCAATAGAGAACTTCACCAAACCTTTAAGTTCTCTTCCTGCATCTGATTTACTCTTAGCTCCACCTGTTAGTGTTGACGATGTTGCGCTGGCTGTTATCAATGGTGTCACAGATGACGACTTCTTTGGTGTTTTTACAATTGACCAGATCAAGGACGCTGCCAATAAAGTACGGGTATGA
- the LOC100799653 gene encoding uncharacterized protein At1g32220, chloroplastic isoform X2 has translation MASFLSSLPAVSARPIPTSAFPLRKPLFQTPPTLHFKNHRFAVSCSYAEAGVNADSSSNTIDVVADVRSERIVVLGGNGFVGSAICKAAVSRGIEVISLSRSGRPTYSDAWVDQVTWISGDVFYVNWDEVLVGATAVVSTLGGFGSEEQMKRINGEANVVAVNAAKEYGIPKFILISVHDYNLPSFLLSSGYFTGKRKAESEVLSKYPNSASPLQVIQFVEKFKTSKATARLGSSNRFCGRCLSFV, from the exons ATGGCGTCGTTTTTGTCTTCTCTCCCTGCCGTTTCCGCTCGTCCCATCCCCACTAGTGCCTTCCCTCTCAGAAAACCTCTCTTTCAAACTCCACCCACCTTGCATTTCAAAAATCATAG GTTTGCCGTTAGCTGCAGTTACGCAGAAGCAGGTGTCAACGCTGATTCTAGCTCTAACACCATAGATGTTGTGGCTGATGTTAGAAGTGAACGG ATTGTAGTCTTGGGAGGAAATGGCTTTGTTGGTTCTGCCATATGCAAGGCAGCAGTGTCCAGGGGCATAGAAGTAATAAGCCTAAGCAG GTCAGGGCGACCTACTTATTCGGATGCTTGGGTAGACCAAGTTACTTGGATTTCAG GAGATGTTTTCTATGTAAACTGGGATGAAGTACTTGTTGGAGCTACCGCAGTTGTTTCAACACTTGGAGGTTTTGGTAGTGAGGAACAGATGAAAAGAATTAATGGCGAGGCTAATGTTGTGGCTGTGAATGCTGCAAAGGAATACG GAATTCCCAAATTCATCCTGATCTCTGTTCATGATTATAACTTACCATCATTTTTACTTTCATCTGGGTACTTTACGGGAAAGAGGAAAGCAGAATCCGAGGTTCTCTCCAAATACCCCAATTCAG CATCACCTCTGCAAGTGATTCAATTTGTTGAAAAGTTTAAAACTAGTAAAGCTACAGCTCGTTTAGGATCCAGCAACAGATTTTGTGGAAGATGTTTATCATTCGTTTGA
- the LOC100306016 gene encoding oligosaccharyl transferase subunit DAD1-like protein isoform 1 (isoform 1 is encoded by transcript variant 1): protein MIRPKAQERLKCTPDPEKVAKRMGGSSSSSSSSSKDAQDLFRALWSAYASTPTNLKIIDLYVIYAVFTALIQVVYMALVGSFPFNSFLSGVLSCVGTAVLAAQHGTYKPATYIGINLVLVFLIIVILLHFGPVCLRIQVNKDNKEFKDLAPERAFADFVLCNLVLHLVIMNFLG, encoded by the exons ATGATTCGGCCTAAAGCCCAAGAGAGATTGAAATGTACACCTGACCCTGAGAAAGTGGCGAAGAGAATGGGTGGGTCTAGCAGTAGCAGTAGCAGTAGCAGCAAGGACGCCCAAGACCTTTTCCGCGCTCTTTGGTCTGCTTATGCTTCAACCCCAACAAATCTCAAG ATCATTGACCTCTACGTAATCTATGCCGTCTTCACCGCTCTCATCCAG GTTGTTTACATGGCTTTGGTGGGATCATTTCCATTTAACTCCTTCCTATCAGGAGTACTTTCTTGTGTAGGAACTGCTGTTCTTGCTG CGCAGCATGGGACTTATAAACCTGCTACGTACATAGGCATAAATCTTGTTCTTGTCTTTCTGATCATTGTTATCCTCCTTCATTTTGGACCAGTCTGTCTCAGGATCCAAGTGAATAAAGATAACAAGGAATTCAAg GATCTTGCACCTGAGCGTGCTTTTGCGGATTTTGTTCTCTGTAATTTGGTGCTTCATTTGGTGATCATGAACTTCCTTGGTTAA
- the LOC100306016 gene encoding oligosaccharyl transferase subunit DAD1-like protein isoform 2 (isoform 2 is encoded by transcript variant 2), which yields MIRPKAQERLKCTPDPEKVAKRMGGSSSSSSSSSKDAQDLFRALWSAYASTPTNLKIIDLYVIYAVFTALIQVVYMALVGSFPFNSFLSGVLSCVGTAVLAVCLRIQVNKDNKEFKDLAPERAFADFVLCNLVLHLVIMNFLG from the exons ATGATTCGGCCTAAAGCCCAAGAGAGATTGAAATGTACACCTGACCCTGAGAAAGTGGCGAAGAGAATGGGTGGGTCTAGCAGTAGCAGTAGCAGTAGCAGCAAGGACGCCCAAGACCTTTTCCGCGCTCTTTGGTCTGCTTATGCTTCAACCCCAACAAATCTCAAG ATCATTGACCTCTACGTAATCTATGCCGTCTTCACCGCTCTCATCCAG GTTGTTTACATGGCTTTGGTGGGATCATTTCCATTTAACTCCTTCCTATCAGGAGTACTTTCTTGTGTAGGAACTGCTGTTCTTGCTG TCTGTCTCAGGATCCAAGTGAATAAAGATAACAAGGAATTCAAg GATCTTGCACCTGAGCGTGCTTTTGCGGATTTTGTTCTCTGTAATTTGGTGCTTCATTTGGTGATCATGAACTTCCTTGGTTAA
- the LOC100800190 gene encoding glycerol-3-phosphate acyltransferase, chloroplastic yields the protein MSRTGSSAYYWVADATPPLRNSKTTMFMLSTPPTTTFFVTPTPRVPFLSSSKPSSVSLLRSSTASYSPCCSSSSSITPKVKSNDNNNCYLVSAKHSPANTSASVSSRTFLNAKNEQELLAGIRKEVEAGSLPANVAAGMEEVYNNYKNAVIQSGDPKAKEIVLSNMIALLDRVFLDVTDPFVFQPHHKAKREPFDYYVFGQNYIRPLVDLKNSYVGNMPLFIEMEEKLKQGHNIILMSNHQTEADPAIIALLLETRIPYIAESMTYVAGDRVITDPLSKPFSIGRNLICVYSKKHMLDDPALIEMKRNANIRALKEMAMLLRSGSQIVWIAPSGGRDRPDPHTGEWAPAPFDTSSVDNMRRLVEHSGPPGHVYPLAILCHDIMPPPLKVEKEIGEKRIISFHGAGISVAPALSFSETTATSENPEKAKELFSKALYDSVTEQYNVLKSAIHGKKGFEASTPVVSLSQPWK from the exons ATGAGCAGGACCGGTTCTTCAGCTTACTACTGGGTGGCAGACGCCACCCCTCCGCTCCGTAATAGTAAGACTACTATGTTTATGCTCTCCACGCCGCCAACAACCACATTCTTCGTTACGCCAACTCCTAGGgttccttttctctcttcatcaaAACCTTCTTCCGTTTCTCTGTTGCGATCTTCTACTGCGTCCTACTCGCCGTGttgctcctcctcctcctccatcaCTCCCAAGGTTAAATCCAACGATAACAACAACTGCTACCTCGTCTCCGCTAAACATTCTCCCGCTAACACGTCCGCTTCGGTTTCTTCACGCACCTTCCTCAACGCGAAGAACGAGCAAG AGCTTCTAGCTGGAATCAGGAAAGAAGTAGAAGCTGGATCTCTGCCTGCTAATGTTGCTGCAGGAATGGAAGAAGTGTACAATAACTATAAAAATGCA GTTATCCAAAGTGGAGATCCCAAGGCAAAGGAGATTGTATTGTCGAATATGATTGCTTTATTAGATCGCGTATTTTTGGATGTGACA GATCCTTTTGTCTTTCAACCACACCACAAAGCAAAGAGAGAGCCTTTTGACTACTACGTGTTTGGTCAGAATTATATCCGTCCTTTAGTCGATCTCAA AAATTCTTATGTTGGCAACATGCCCCTTTTCATTGAAATGGAAGAGAAACTTAAGCAG GGGCACAACATCATCTTGATGTCAAATCACCAAACTGAAGCTGATCCAGCCATCATTGCTTTGCTGCTTGAAACACGAATCCCATATATTGCTGAAAGCATG ACCTATGTAGCCGGAGATAGAGTTATAACTGATCCTCTGTCCAAACCATTCAGTATTGGCAG gaatCTCATTTGTGTTTACTCTAAAAAGCACATGCTTGATGATCCAGCTCTTATAGAGATGAAAAGAAATGCAAATATACGAGCTCTGAAGGAAATGGCTATGCTTTTAAG GAGTGGTTCACAAATAGTCTGGATTGCCCCAAGTGGTGGTAGGGATCGCCCAGATCCCCACACCGGAGAATGGGCGCCG GCACCCTTTGATACTTCTTCGGTAGATAATATGAGAAGACTTGTTGAACATTCTGGTCCACCAGGTCATGTATATCCTTTAGCGATATTGTGCCATGATATAATGCCCCCTCCACTGAAG GTTGAGAAAGAAATTGGGGAGAAAAGAATTATATCCTTTCATGGGGCTGGCATATCAGTGGCTCCAGCATTAAGCTTTTCTGAAACCACTGCTACTAGTGAAAATCCTGAAAAG GCTAAGGAGTTATTCTCAAAAGCCCTGTACGATTCTGTGACCGAGCAATATAATGTGCTGAAATCTGCGATACATGgcaaaaaaggatttgaagcaTCAACTCCTGTAGTTTCTTTGTCACAGCCATGGAAGTAG